From Brucella pseudogrignonensis, a single genomic window includes:
- the rplI gene encoding 50S ribosomal protein L9, with protein sequence MDVILLERIARLGQMGDTVKVKDGFARNFLLPQGKALRANEANRKKFEGQRAQLEAQNLERKNEAEAVAAKLNGESFIVVRSAGETGQLYGSVSTRDIAEIVTANGFNLHRNQVELKQPIKAIGIHEIVISLHPEVEVTVSVNIARSNEEAERQAKGEDLTSIEAIYGIEEAPLAEEIFDEDEEAEDQA encoded by the coding sequence ATGGACGTTATTCTTCTGGAACGCATCGCCCGCCTCGGTCAGATGGGCGACACTGTAAAGGTCAAGGACGGTTTTGCCCGTAACTTCCTTCTGCCACAGGGCAAAGCTCTTCGTGCCAACGAAGCAAACCGCAAGAAGTTCGAAGGCCAGCGCGCACAGCTCGAAGCTCAGAACCTTGAGCGCAAGAACGAAGCTGAAGCAGTTGCAGCTAAGCTCAACGGCGAATCGTTCATCGTTGTTCGCTCGGCTGGTGAAACCGGTCAGCTTTACGGTTCGGTTTCGACCCGTGATATCGCTGAAATCGTTACGGCTAATGGCTTCAACCTGCACCGCAACCAGGTTGAACTGAAGCAGCCGATCAAGGCCATTGGCATTCATGAAATCGTAATTTCCCTGCATCCTGAAGTCGAAGTTACGGTTTCCGTAAACATCGCTCGTTCGAACGAAGAAGCTGAACGTCAGGCAAAGGGTGAAGACCTGACCTCGATCGAAGCGATCTACGGCATCGAAGAAGCTCCACTTGCTGAAGAAATCTTCGACGAAGACGAAGAAGCAGAAGATCAGGCTTAA